One genomic region from Ammospiza caudacuta isolate bAmmCau1 chromosome 1, bAmmCau1.pri, whole genome shotgun sequence encodes:
- the PYCR3 gene encoding pyrroline-5-carboxylate reductase 3 has protein sequence MEESELWVGFVGAGRMAGGLVRGLLQAGKVPASNVLASAPSDRNLGAWRELGCRTTHCNLEVMYRSTLVFLATKPHILPGVLEEIRPAVGPQHIVVSLVAGVTIQTLQRLLPPGTKVLRIMPNLPCVVQAGAMVFSRGSNAGDEEAALLQSLLSSCGLCEEVPESYIDIHTGLSGSGVAYVYLFAEALAEGAVKMGMPGALASRIAAQTLLGAAKMLLETGEHPAKLRGDVCTPGGTTIHALHQLEKGALRATVMDAVEVATKRACDMAKD, from the exons ATGGAGGAGTCCGAGCTGTGGGTCGGGTTCGTGGGCGCCGGGCGCATGGCCGGGGGGCTCGTCCGGGGGCTGCTGCAGGCGG ggaAGGTTCCAGCCAGCAACGTCCTGGCCAGCGCTCCCTCGGACAGAAACCTGGGCGCTTGGCGG gagctgggctgcaggaccacGCACTGCAACCTGGAAGTGATGTACAGGAGCACCCTGGTCTTCCTGGCCACCAAACCCCACATCCTGCCAGGTGTCCTGGAGGAGATCCGTCCTGCTGTGGGGCCCCAGCACATCGTGGTGTCTCTGGTGGCTGGTGTCACCATCCAGACACTGCAGCGG ctcctccctcccGGGACCAAAGTGCTGCGGATCATGCCCAACCTGCCCTGCGTGGTGCAGGCAGGGGCCATGGTCTTTTCCCGGGGCAGCAACGCGGGTGACGAGGAAGCCGCGCTCCTCCAGAGCCTCCTGTCCTCCTGCGGCCTCTGCGAGGAGGTCCCCGAGTCCTACATCGACATCCACACCGGGCTCAGCGGCAGTGGCGTGGCCTAC GTTTACCTGTTTGCCGAGGCGCTGGCCGAGGGCGCGGTGAAGATGGGAATGCCGGGCGCCTTGGCCAGCAGGATCGCGGCGCAGACGCTGCTG GGCGCAGCCAAGATGCTGCTGGAGACGGGGGAGCACCCGGCCAAGCTGCGGGGGGACGTCTGCACGCCCGGGGGCACCACGATCCACGCCCTGCaccagctggagaagggagcgCTCCGGGCCACCGTCATGGATGCCGTGGAGGTGGCCACCAAACGGGCCTGTGACATGGCCAAGGACTAA
- the LOC131563444 gene encoding uncharacterized protein LOC131563444, with protein sequence MLLQSSWAVLLLCATAGFWGWLGLAAHPEKEELWETWMRSALDEIPVAQLVQDIAHRMGNMSSRGAAELQGGHQVVPSNFHQKQERPQDVHPQPDAESILVLQEVMEKLQKVNQSLELVLTALEDAQSQLEKHLEHLKAIPDLDGQSQSVTSSCIPHSSYFTLLVLPLVPASFQAIFLLLFLASSALGIPAISTLLVLAAAGHWLLASGCRGTGRIRPVIPREKARYRLTSTPERECDMELLQEELDRMEMSCLQNERRPQEPSHLEQPQEVARDIPKFTGQVSPDPDGQRTTPSSCGVTPEPVMDAGKLLVPKACSPRANMSPCQGLTRAGQRCRKKAIPGLEFCHIHTTSSSSTMDSSPRF encoded by the exons atgctgctccagagctcatgggctgtgctgctcctctgcgccactgctgggttttgggggtggcTGGGCCTCGCTGCCCACCCAGAGAAg GAGGAGCTCTGGGAGACCTGGATGAGGTCAGCTCTGGATGAGatccctgtggcccagctcgTGCAGGACATCGCCCACCGGATGG GGAATATGAGCAGCcgtggggctgcagagctccagggaggACACCAGGTTGTCCCATCCAACTTCCATCAGAAGCAGGAAAGACCTCAGGATGTTCATCCTCAACCAG ATGCAGAGAGCATCCTGGTCCTTcaggaggtgatggagaagctgcagaaggtcaaccagagcctggagctggtgctgaCAGCCTTGGAAGATGCACAAAGCCAGCTGGAAaagcacctggagcacctcaaAGCCATCCCTGACCTGGATG GTCAGAGCCAAAGTGTcacctcctcctgcatcccacacAGCTCATACTTCACGCTCCTGGTTCTCCCACTGGTGCCAGCATCATTCCAGGCcatctttctcctcctcttcctcgctTCCAGCGCCCTCGGCATTCCAGCAATCTCCACTCTCCTggtcctggctgcagcag GGCACTGGCTGCTGGCATCCGGCTGCCGTGGTACCGGAAGGATCCGGCCAGTGATTCCCCGGGAAAAGGCTCGGTACCGGCTCACCTCCACCCCGGAGAG GGAATGcgacatggagctgctgcaagAGGAGTTGGACAGGATGGAGATGAGCTGCCTGCAAAATGAGAGGCGCCCACAAG AGCCTTcacacctggagcagccccaagAAGTGGCCAGAGACATTCCCAAATTCACAGGGCAGGTGTCACCTGACCCCGATGGCCAGAGGACAACACCGAGCTCGTGTGGG GTGACACCGGAGCCGGTCATGGATGCTGGGAAGCTCCTGGTGCCCAAAGCCTGCAGCCCAAGGGCCAACAT GTCCccgtgccagggcctcaccagggctgggcagcgGTGCCGGAAGAAAGCGATTCCAGGGCTGGAATTCTGCCACATCCACACCACCAGCAGTAGCTCGACCATGGATTCATCTCCCCGTTTTTGA